One Vairimorpha necatrix chromosome 7, complete sequence DNA segment encodes these proteins:
- a CDS encoding cation/calcium exchanger — translation MINIQNLSMNQYLPLLTLFSFIHTLLFSLLITQYHTKIIEHFFIYLNISNMYKMALIHSVIMNLPRIYFIISTDLYTQSTFINGFSATYLSLGMGLVILTAHYKTLIRFESFLKDIFALTGGLAIQALCLNGWQITPLHIRTAGLIFSIYLSLTLRLKYSPNRQNPQVTARMPFLFLKNINEFTTRHIYDLIILNLDNFHKQSIYTSMQILFSPVINTVVLLLYFKPIKDTQKILLSLFISFFTGLILMKSSKKQNSQIINYFYGLISSIFYITIFLDRSRLLIDHIGMFISKKFLDTVVSPVTMGFPEFLHLIYHSRRTSSSMSACSIINSNIFTTLCFGYLKRYFTGNNQNIVYSGDQVSVSFGTISVAVMFFNYIMKNQKLSKDLGSILIFIYFMFVMTFVLDYDKFIKKY, via the coding sequence ATGATAAATATTCAGAATCTTTCTATGAACCAATATCTTCCATTATTgactttattttctttcatTCACACACTTCTGTTCTCTTTATTAATAACTCAATATCATACTAAAATAATtgaacatttttttatatatttaaatatatcaaatatgTACAAAATGGCACTAATTCACAGCGTAATAATGAATTTACCACGTAtatatttcattataaGCACAGATTTATATACTCAGTctacttttataaatggATTTAGTGCCACTTATTTATCTTTAGGAATGGGCCTCGTCATCTTGACCGCCCActataaaacattaataagatttgaatcatttttaaaagacaTTTTCGCGCTTACAGGCGGACTGGCGATACAAGCACTGTGTCTTAATGGGTGGCAAATTACTCCTCTACATATACGCACAGCAGgacttattttttcaatttatcTCTCGCTGACTCTACGCTTGAAATATTCGCCAAATCGTCAAAATCCTCAAGTCACGGCACGAATgccttttttatttctaaaaaatattaacgAATTTACTACTAGACATATTTACGATCTAATAATTCTAAATCTAGATAACTTTCATAAACAGTCAATCTACACGAGCATgcagattttattttctccAGTAATCAATACTGTCGtcttattattatattttaagcCTATAAAAGAcacacaaaaaattttattaagtttatttatatcattttttaccGGGTTGATTTTAATGAAATCATCAAAGAAACAGAATTctcaaattattaattatttctatggtctaatttcttcaatattttatattacgATCTTTTTAGATAGGTCGAGATTATTGATTGATCATATTGGTATGtttattagtaaaaaattccTTGATACAGTCGTATCACCAGTTACAATGGGATTTCCtgaatttttacatttaatttatcattctAGACGCACTAGTTCAAGTATGTCAGCGTGTTCGATAATtaattctaatatttttactacATTGTGTTTTGGATATTTAAAGAGGTATTTTACAGGCAATAATCAGAATATTGTGTATAGTGGAGATCAAGTGAGTGTATCATTTGGGACTATAAGTGTGGCagttatgttttttaattatataatgaaaaatcaGAAACTGAGTAAAGATCTTGGGAGcatattaattttcatttattttatgtttgtAATGACATTTGTGTTAgattatgataaatttataaaaaagtattag